The Leishmania braziliensis MHOM/BR/75/M2904 complete genome, chromosome 10 genome contains a region encoding:
- a CDS encoding GP63, leishmanolysin translates to MPLDSSSTHRRRSVAARLVRLAAAGVAAALAVGTAAAWAHAAATPHRCIHDKLQARVRDSAAHRRMPPSAVSAVGLPYIALDAADTVARAADWGTLRIAVSTADLTDPDYHCTRVGQRVSNHADEIVTCTAEDVLTEEKRDILVSYLIPQALQLHAERLRVRQVQGSWKVTGMTGDVCGEFKVPKAHVTVGVSNADFVLYVASVPSEPGVLAWATTCQVFSDDHPAVGVMNIPAANIVSRYDQGTTRTVTHEVAHALGFSSVFFEGTGIVKSVTNLRGKPFAAPVINSSTAVAKAREQYGCPTLEYLEVEDQGGSGSAGSHLKGRNAKDELMAPASAAGYYTNLTMAVFEDLGFYKADFTKAEVMPWGRNASCDFLTNKCMEDNITQWPEMFCNTTERRYRCPTDRLRLGTCGIRTYSTPMPTYFQYFNDTFLAGYSAFLDYCPFTLGYRNGACNQDPSTAPALFKEFSVFSDAARCLDGVFQPRNSTTPSPKYNGMCAKVKCDRAHHTYSVQVRGSSGYVACTPGERLDLATLSTAFVEGSYIMCPPYVEVCQANIKGVIDFEGDAADTAAMRRWRERMTALATVTAALLGIVLAAMAGLAVWLLLITIP, encoded by the coding sequence ATGCccctcgacagcagcagcacgcaccggcgccgcagcgtcgccgcacgcctGGTGCGCCTTGCGGCTGCCGgcgttgcagctgctcttgctgttggcaccgccgccgcgtgggcgcacgccgccgcgacgccgcaccgctgcatcCACGACAAGCTGCAGGCCCGCGTGCGGGACTccgcggcgcaccgccgcatGCCACCCAGTGCGGTGTCCGCGGTGGGCCTGCCGTACATTGCTCTCGATGCCGCGGACACTGTCGCACGCGCCGCGGACtggggcacgctgcgcatcgccgtcTCCACCGCAGACCTCACGGACCCCGACTACCACTGCACTCGCGTCGGGCAGCGTGTGAGCAACCACGCTGACGAGATCGTcacctgcaccgccgaggacgtgctcacggaggagaagcgcgacATCCTCGTCAGCTACCTCAtcccgcaggcgctgcagctgcacgcggagcggctgagggtgaggcaggtgcagggcagctggaaggtgaccggcatgacgggcgaCGTGTGCGGCGAGTTCAAGGTGCCGAAGGCACACGTCACGGTAGGCGTCAGCAACGCcgacttcgtgctgtacgtcGCCTCGGTGCCGAGCGAGCCGGGCGTGCTGGCGTGGGCCACGACCTGCCAGGTGTTCTCGGACGACCATCCAGCCGTGGGTGTCATGAACATCCCTGCGGCGAACATTGTGTCGCGCTACGACCAGggcaccacgcgcaccgtgacgcacgaggtggcgcacgccctcggcttcagcagcgtgttTTTCGAGGGCACCGGCATTGTGAAGAGCGTCACGAATTTGCGCGGCAAGCCCTTTGCGGCTCCTGtgatcaacagcagcacggcggtggccaaggcgcgcgagcagtacggctgcCCCACCTTGGAGTatctggaggtggaggaccaGGGCGGCTCCGGCTCTGCTGGCTCGCATCTTAAGGggcgcaacgccaaggaCGAGCTCATGGCGCCTGCCTCGGCTGCAGGGTACTACACTAACCTGACCATGGCCGTCTTCGAGGACCTCGGCTTCTACAAGGCGGACTTCACCaaggccgaggtgatgccgtggggCCGGAACGCCAGCTGCGACTTCCTCACGAATAAGTGCATGGAGGACaacatcacgcagtggccgGAGATGTTCTGCAACACCACGGAGAGGCGGTATCGGTGCCCCACCGACCGGCTGAGGCTGGGGACGTGCGGTATACGCACCTATAGCACCCCGATGCCGACGTACTTCCAGTACTTCAACGACACATTCCTTGCAGGCTACTCAGCATTCCTGGACTACTGCCCGTTTACCCTGGGCTACAGAAATGGTGCTTGCAATCAGGACCCATCGACGGCACCTGCGCTTTTTAAGGAGTTCAgcgtcttctccgacgcggcgcgctgcttggaTGGCGTCTTCCAGCCGAGGAACAGCACTACTCCTTCCCCTAAGTACAACGGCATGTGCGCCAAAGTGAAGTGCGACAGAGCCCACCACACGTACAGCGTccaggtgcgcggcagcagcggctacgtcgcatgcacgccaGGCGAGAGGCTGGACCTGGCCACCTTGAGCACCGCCTTCGTGGAAGGCAGCTACATTATGTGCCCGccgtacgtggaggtgtgccaggccAACATCAAGGGAGTCATAGACTTCgagggagacgctgccgacacagcggcgatgcgacGGTGGCGTGAAAGGATGACTGCATTGgccactgtgacggctgcgctgctggggatagtgctcgctgccatggcaggcCTCGCGGTGTGGCTGCTCCTTATCACCATCCCCTGA